A region of the Planktothrix tepida PCC 9214 genome:
GAAATTCATACTGGGAGTATGGCCAGTGCTATTATTGCGGATAATATTCCTTGTGAGCGACTCCAGATTGATCAAGAGTCTATTTACTATGATGGCAAACCTTTAACACTCAATGCTCAACCTTTAACACAACCGAGAACTTTTACCAGTAAGCGTACAGTTAAACTGGAACCTTTAACAACTCCAGCTTTAACTGCTGTTGATTAATTTAAAAAAAACCTTGATAACAAAATTATGACACCCATCGCACTATCAGTTGATCCCGGTTCATTGATGCAGCGCGATGCTCGGTGTCATCAAGACCTCCTAGAGGTTGGAAACCTTGTCTCTTCAGAGCCAGGAGGAAAACCGATTAGCGGCTTTAGCCGCCTAGTTATTAGATTGTCAACACCAAAATCTACTTTCGCTATATAATAGCTGTAGGCAGAGGACTAATTGATGTATCTGACTCAAAAATGTCAAATTCGTGACCTCAGTAAGCAAGAGTTCCTTGCCTTGAGAGAACTGTGTAGATTGAGTAAAAACCTTTACAATGTAGGGCTTTACTCGGTTAGACAGTTCTATTTTTCTGAACAAAGATACTTGAGATATGAATCGAACTACCATCAATGCAAGGATAACGAGAATTACAAACTTCTCAATACCGATATTGCACAGCAAACACTGAAAGTGGTAGCTCGGTCGTTCCGTTCTGTTTTTAACTTGATTAAAGCAGCAAAACAAGGATTGTATCGATTTGAGCAAATTCGTTTGCCCAAATACCTTCCAAAAGAAGGTTACTTTCCGTTG
Encoded here:
- a CDS encoding DUF1830 domain-containing protein, which translates into the protein MAQILDPLPSNSSGRILCCYVNATSHIQIARITNVPNWYFERVVFPGQRLVFEAIPQATLEIHTGSMASAIIADNIPCERLQIDQESIYYDGKPLTLNAQPLTQPRTFTSKRTVKLEPLTTPALTAVD